AGCACAAGCAAACACATTGTGGATGTCATGGTTGGGGGGGTGATTTTGTGGGGGAGATCAGATTGGCTAATCATTATAAGCTTATAATTGAATTTGATGGAATAATAGGATGCAATTTACCTCTTTTCTCTTGACATATTTTTGCTCTCCGATTCACTTAATTTTTGCTGAATATTAAGTTGTGACTTGTCCTTGTTTTCTTGCCACTCCTCTATCTTTTGAAGAAATTGTCCCGCATGCATTTCAGATGTAAAAAATTTGTCTCTCAGTTCTTTATTCTCCTTTTCTAGGCATTCTATAATTTCCTCTGCATCATGAACTCGAATCTCCAGTTCTTCTATTAACTCATCCATTGCTGCCTTTTCTAGAGTGGTTTCCTTCTGGTCCCTTTTAGCTTCACAGCATGCTTGCTCCAAAGCCATTACATCAAGCTTCATACTCTCTATTTCACATTGGGAATCTAGGGTTAAAGAAGAAATAGATTCCTCCAATTTCTCTATGCATAAAACTGATTTTTGCAGCTCTAATTCTTTGCTCTTCAAATCCTGTATCAATAAGAAGCACTCTGTGTCAGACCTCTTCATTTCCCCCTGTAACTGACCAACCTTCACCTGTAAATTATCCATGTCTGCTAATTTCAACTCAAGGTCATGTACATGCTCCCCCAAGCTGTAAACTTCTGCATTCCTTGCATTTAGTTGATCCTGCAGGTAATCTGTGAAACATGTGATGATCAAGTTAATATGCATAAATTATTGAGTAAAAATTCTGATTCAATCTGTTCAACATCCCTATTTGCCTATTACAGGATATAAAGAAGATGGACAACAAATTTTAGGATAGCCTGCTATAAAACTATATTTCCATAGTAATGAATGTCATATGAATGACTTCAGACAAAATGATCTCAATGGTGAAAACACATCTATCCCATTAATGAATCAAATACTAGGTAGCTTCAACTGTGAACTTTGTCATAATATTCTATACAAATGACCTCTAAGATTAAAAAAGTAATTCGTAGGGAATTCCTAATAAGCAAAATTAGTGCATCAATTTTGACATCTTGctgataaaaataaaatgaattagAAGCTATGTAACTACTGTGTTAGAACAAAAGCAAGAACAGTACCTATCTCTTGAGTGCAGTTCAATAACTCTTTTTCCAATTTCTGAATGTGCTTTCTGTCTTCAGCACGAGCTTTTGATAATGATTTCACATGTAGTTCCAACATCTGCATCAAAAAAAGTCTCACAATTAGATGATTCTATTAATATTTCATTCTTTTTGTAATGCCAATTCTTTTTTCTCTCTCATAAAATAACTACAATATCTTCATATAAAGGAAAGTAGCGGGAGGATCAAGCTGcaacttccttttttttttcttttatatttaattattttgaccTTCAACCAACTAGAAATGAACACAGACTTCTATAAAAACACCTCAATGTAAATATGTGGAAACCAGAAAGTTTTCgtcttccttttttcttctttaaggcgaaaatgaatttttttattaaagattgtaaaaaaaaattaaatacgaGACCTACCTTTTACTATAAAAAAAATGATAACTTAGAACTCAGCATTGTTCTACTAGCAACTCAGCTATCTTTGGTGTTGGACATGATCTACCAATTACTACATATTAACAACCGGCATTGAAAAGGCAATCACTGACTAATTGCAAACTGAACCACCAATCTTGCTGTGGTTCCCAATCAAGCCAGTGATCCACAATCTGGATCATGACAACACCAGCTtttcatgttatggtcatttagaACTTCTAAACTAGTCTAAAATCTTTATCCAACTGGAAAGACCAACAGTTAAATTTTAGCGATTTCTTAAGTTATATAAAATATTTCTACAATTTGAGAGGCCCATATATGATTATTTCACGAGTTCCTAAACTATCCTTTATATATAGAGTTGCCACAGTACACAAATATCACAATCTAGTGTCGAAGGATGGGTCATGGATGATGTTAGTAAACTAAGACATTTTAAATTAATTGTGAATACATTAAATGTTTTGGATATTGATGTggatttggtgtctaacagaggtgAAAGGCAAAAAAGAATCCATGTAGTCGACCCtaactagtttgggattaaggcGAGCCtagttgttgttgttattattgttGTCTGAATGCATTAAATGATGTCTTCTTAAAAGAAAAGTGGAGTTCCCAAAGATAGACAAAAGATTTGGGCCAGAGGGCTCATAAGCTATGTGATTCTAAAAGAACATTTCCATTAAGGAAGCAGTGTAGTATTAACTTCTCCTATCAAGAAGAAAGAAATTTATTGAGCAGCCTTTTTCtcaaaggaaaataataaataattcactaagAATTAACAAAAGATTAAATTGAGAGGAAAACAGGAAACTGCAATAgcataagagaaaagaaaaagtaatGTTCTACCCTTGCTCAATTCATCTGAATTATGGTTTAGCCTTTAGGAATCCATGTGAATGGCAACTAATTTCTTACATCTCAAATTGTTTAGTTGAAAGGAATACCAATCTCAAATGAAAATATTACCTGGATTAGTTCAAAGCTATGTGATTGAGATTTACTCAACAAGTATTTTTCTTTCTGTAGCTGCAGacagaaaataaataaatgatcAAATAGTTAACTGAAATGAAACTTTAGAAAGAACCAAAGAGACCCTTTGATCCATGAAAATATAATAATCACTTAATAACAAATTGTTCATTTAAgcatttttgaaaaaataaaatctaattacTGATAAACTCATTAACAAGATTTGACCAGTAACTCTAAACCAGGCTTCTTTATTAGAAAACAATATGTTGCTCAGGCTGTACTAGTAATTATGTAAGGTTGTTCACATCTAAGTTAATAAATACAACAACTGCCAGGTACTCAAAATGCATGCTGAAATTAATTTTCAATCAAAAGTTTGGTATATAAGA
Above is a genomic segment from Hevea brasiliensis isolate MT/VB/25A 57/8 chromosome 17, ASM3005281v1, whole genome shotgun sequence containing:
- the LOC110656935 gene encoding protein NETWORKED 1A isoform X1 — its product is MSSSSSDSTFDVEELLQIGTRCRELQKEKYLLSKSQSHSFELIQMLELHVKSLSKARAEDRKHIQKLEKELLNCTQEIDYLQDQLNARNAEVYSLGEHVHDLELKLADMDNLQVKVGQLQGEMKRSDTECFLLIQDLKSKELELQKSVLCIEKLEESISSLTLDSQCEIESMKLDVMALEQACCEAKRDQKETTLEKAAMDELIEELEIRVHDAEEIIECLEKENKELRDKFFTSEMHAGQFLQKIEEWQENKDKSQLNIQQKLSESESKNMSREKSACGEVLGLLFSKLAIVLVPESNLKNQMERMSHQISEYEVLLKQLKEALREEKLKAKEEADDLAQEMAELRYQMTTLLEEECKRRACIENASLQRIAELEAQIQKEQRKPLFRQFHEA
- the LOC110656935 gene encoding uncharacterized protein LOC110656935 isoform X2 — translated: MSSSSSDSTFDVEELLQIGTRCRELQKEKYLLSKSQSHSFELIQMLELHVKSLSKARAEDRKHIQKLEKELLNCTQEIDYLQDQLNARNAEVYSLGEHVHDLELKLADMDNLQVKVGQLQGEMKRSDTECFLLIQDLKSKELELQKSVLCIEKLEESISSLTLDSQCEIESMKLDVMALEQACCEAKRDQKETTLEKAAMDELIEELEIRVHDAEEIIECLEKENKELRDKFFTSEMHAGQFLQKIEEWQENKDKSQLNIQQKLSESESKNMSREKSACGEVLGLLFSKLAIVLVPESNLKNQMERMSHQISEYEVLLKQLKVWVMTYEDA